Proteins encoded by one window of Salmonirosea aquatica:
- a CDS encoding NADP-dependent isocitrate dehydrogenase, with product MSKIKVANPVVELDGDEMTRIIWKFIKDKLILPYLDVDIKYYDLGIEYRDETNDQVTIDAANAIKEYGVGIKCATITPDEARVEEFGLKQMWRSPNGTIRNILDGTVFREPIVMSNVPRLVTTWTDPIIVGRHAFGDQYRATDFVVPGKGKLTMKFEGEDGTVQEFDVFNFPGGGVAMGMYNLDDSIKGFARACMNMGLQKGWPVYLSTKNTILKKYDGRFKDIFQEVFDTEFKDKFAEAGIVYEHRLIDDMVASALKWSGKFVWACKNYDGDVQSDSVAQGFGSLGLMTSVLVTPDGGTMEAEAAHGTVTRHYREHQKGRPTSTNPIASIFAWTRGLAFRGKLDDNQELINFADTLEKVCIDTVESGKMTKDLALIVHGDSLTKDHYLNTEEFLDAIDENLKAALA from the coding sequence ATGAGCAAAATTAAAGTTGCCAATCCGGTCGTCGAACTCGACGGTGATGAAATGACCCGCATTATCTGGAAATTCATCAAGGACAAACTGATTCTTCCCTATCTGGATGTCGATATAAAATATTATGACCTCGGTATCGAGTACCGCGACGAAACCAATGATCAGGTGACCATCGACGCCGCCAACGCCATTAAAGAGTACGGGGTAGGTATCAAATGCGCCACGATTACCCCCGACGAAGCCCGCGTGGAAGAATTTGGCCTGAAGCAGATGTGGCGCTCGCCCAACGGCACGATCCGGAACATTCTGGATGGTACCGTGTTCCGCGAGCCGATCGTGATGAGCAACGTACCCCGCCTGGTCACGACCTGGACCGACCCGATCATCGTGGGTCGTCATGCGTTCGGCGATCAGTACCGGGCTACCGATTTTGTGGTACCCGGCAAGGGAAAACTCACCATGAAATTTGAAGGCGAGGATGGTACCGTGCAGGAATTCGACGTGTTCAACTTCCCCGGCGGTGGCGTGGCCATGGGCATGTACAACCTCGACGACTCCATCAAAGGTTTTGCGCGGGCTTGTATGAACATGGGCTTGCAGAAAGGCTGGCCGGTGTACCTGTCGACCAAGAATACGATTCTGAAAAAATACGACGGTCGCTTCAAAGATATTTTCCAGGAAGTGTTCGATACTGAATTCAAAGACAAATTCGCCGAGGCCGGCATCGTGTACGAGCACCGCCTGATCGACGATATGGTAGCCTCCGCGCTGAAATGGAGCGGTAAGTTTGTATGGGCCTGCAAGAATTATGACGGTGACGTACAGTCTGATTCCGTAGCGCAGGGCTTCGGTTCGCTGGGCCTGATGACTTCGGTACTGGTGACGCCCGACGGGGGTACCATGGAAGCCGAAGCGGCCCACGGTACCGTGACCCGCCACTACCGCGAGCATCAGAAAGGTCGTCCTACCTCTACCAACCCCATTGCCTCGATATTCGCCTGGACGCGCGGTCTGGCCTTCCGGGGCAAGCTGGACGACAATCAGGAGTTGATCAACTTCGCCGATACGCTGGAAAAAGTATGTATCGACACCGTGGAAAGCGGCAAGATGACGAAAGACCTCGCCCTGATCGTACACGGCGACAGCCTGACGAAGGACCACTACCTGAATACGGAGGAGTTCCTCGATGCCATCGATGAAAACCTGAAAGCGGCTTTGGCGTAG
- a CDS encoding transposase, which translates to MAKTEHYFVEFEDECFYHIYNRTIDSGKLFAHEGNFEFFLKRLDGYLSGFVEVYAFCLLSNHFHLLIKVSSEEALRKNLASFEEINSGKILALKKGEPSQKTVHEIVSHQFKKFFQSYAMAYNKQQDRVGTLFQTPFKRVKIDNDLYLTSIIKYIHTNPRKHGVEADFRTYRWSSYSRILLEKPTKLRKEEVLEWFGGRKPFVNAHEGDFDLPNGWGLEE; encoded by the coding sequence ATGGCTAAAACCGAGCATTATTTCGTCGAATTCGAAGATGAGTGTTTCTACCATATCTATAACCGGACGATCGACAGCGGGAAGCTTTTCGCCCATGAAGGCAACTTTGAGTTTTTTTTGAAAAGATTGGACGGGTATCTGAGTGGCTTTGTTGAGGTATACGCTTTTTGCCTGCTGAGCAACCATTTCCACCTGCTCATCAAGGTATCGTCAGAAGAAGCCTTACGGAAGAATTTGGCTTCTTTCGAAGAAATTAACTCTGGGAAAATTCTTGCCCTGAAAAAGGGAGAACCATCCCAAAAGACGGTTCACGAAATTGTCAGTCACCAGTTCAAGAAATTCTTCCAGTCGTACGCGATGGCCTACAATAAGCAGCAGGACCGGGTCGGAACCTTATTTCAAACTCCTTTCAAGCGGGTAAAAATTGACAATGACCTATACCTTACCAGTATCATAAAGTACATTCATACCAATCCCCGGAAACATGGCGTCGAAGCGGATTTCAGAACGTACCGATGGAGTTCATATTCAAGAATACTGTTGGAAAAGCCGACTAAACTGCGAAAAGAGGAAGTCCTGGAATGGTTCGGGGGAAGAAAACCGTTCGTCAATGCTCATGAAGGAGATTTCGATCTACCCAATGGCTGGGGATTGGAGGAGTGA
- a CDS encoding n-acetylglutamate synthase: MINYHNKRFRPVQNTENGETSAETIFLYQQEGTLLTSEYAGGKIKKGHLIGLVDEAGNIDMRYHQVNEQGELMTGTCQSKPEILSDGRIRLHETWRWTSGDCSQGQSVIEEIR; the protein is encoded by the coding sequence ATGATTAACTACCACAACAAACGCTTCCGCCCGGTCCAGAATACTGAAAACGGCGAAACTTCGGCGGAAACGATTTTCCTGTACCAGCAGGAAGGCACCCTGCTTACTTCTGAATATGCTGGCGGAAAAATAAAAAAAGGCCACCTGATCGGACTGGTCGACGAAGCGGGGAACATCGATATGCGCTACCATCAGGTTAACGAGCAGGGTGAACTGATGACGGGTACCTGCCAGTCGAAGCCCGAAATATTGTCCGATGGGCGGATTCGACTGCACGAAACCTGGCGCTGGACGTCCGGTGATTGTTCGCAAGGGCAGTCTGTTATTGAAGAGATCCGGTAA
- a CDS encoding pyridoxal phosphate-dependent aminotransferase, translating into MSAVAEQTQLLADRINALEESSTLAMTKKARELAAEGHKVISLSVGEPDFKTPAHICEAAKKAIDDGFHGYSPVAGYPDLRKAIADKLKRDNNIDWKPENIVVSTGAKHSLANVIQVLVNPGDEVLIFAPYWVSYSEMVKLAEGKSVIVDGTFENDFKVTPEQLEAAITPRTKIVMYASPNNPTGSVYSEAELRALAAVIEKHENIYVLADEIYEYINFTDEGHFSMGSIPALKDRVITVNGVAKGFAMTGWRIGFIGAAKWIAEGVEKLQGQVTSGTNSIAQKAAVAAFNGTLEPTREMAEAYARRRDLVVGLLKEIPGFKVNVPQGAFYAFPDVSYYFGKSDGKNLIKDSDDFSLWLLNNSYVSTVAGSGFGAPNCIRISTAASDEALTEAVQRIKEAVATLK; encoded by the coding sequence ATGTCCGCAGTAGCAGAGCAAACCCAGTTGTTGGCCGACCGCATCAATGCCCTCGAAGAATCTTCGACCCTGGCGATGACCAAGAAAGCCCGTGAATTGGCCGCCGAAGGCCACAAAGTCATCAGCCTGAGCGTTGGTGAACCCGATTTCAAGACTCCCGCCCACATTTGTGAGGCTGCCAAGAAAGCCATCGACGATGGTTTCCACGGCTACTCGCCGGTGGCAGGGTACCCCGACCTGCGCAAAGCCATTGCCGACAAACTGAAACGCGACAACAACATAGACTGGAAACCCGAGAATATCGTGGTATCTACGGGCGCCAAGCATTCCCTGGCCAATGTCATTCAGGTACTGGTCAATCCCGGCGACGAGGTACTGATTTTTGCACCGTACTGGGTAAGCTACTCGGAAATGGTAAAACTGGCCGAAGGCAAATCGGTGATCGTGGATGGTACCTTCGAGAATGACTTCAAGGTGACTCCCGAACAACTCGAGGCGGCCATCACGCCCCGCACCAAGATCGTAATGTACGCCTCGCCCAACAACCCGACGGGGTCGGTGTACTCGGAGGCCGAACTGCGGGCTTTGGCGGCGGTCATCGAGAAACATGAAAATATTTACGTGCTGGCTGACGAGATTTATGAATATATCAATTTTACGGACGAAGGCCATTTCAGCATGGGGTCTATTCCGGCGCTGAAAGACCGCGTCATTACCGTCAACGGCGTAGCCAAGGGCTTCGCCATGACCGGCTGGCGGATCGGCTTTATCGGAGCCGCCAAGTGGATCGCCGAAGGTGTGGAGAAATTGCAGGGTCAGGTAACGTCTGGTACCAATTCCATCGCGCAGAAGGCGGCCGTAGCGGCCTTCAATGGTACCCTGGAGCCTACCAGAGAAATGGCCGAAGCCTACGCTCGTCGCCGTGATTTGGTGGTAGGGCTTTTAAAAGAAATTCCGGGCTTCAAAGTCAATGTACCCCAGGGAGCTTTCTATGCCTTTCCGGATGTGAGCTACTATTTCGGAAAATCCGACGGCAAGAATCTTATCAAGGATTCGGACGATTTCTCGCTGTGGTTGCTCAACAATTCGTACGTATCCACCGTAGCCGGGTCAGGATTCGGAGCACCTAATTGCATTCGGATTTCTACTGCGGCCTCTGATGAAGCTCTGACCGAAGCCGTGCAGCGGATTAAGGAGGCGGTAGCTACCCTAAAATAG
- a CDS encoding 2Fe-2S iron-sulfur cluster-binding protein — MSKYYFLKVKEVIHETPDAVTIHFWHPFNEVIKYKPGQFLTLLLPQGDTKIRRSYSMSSSPYTDVSLAVTVKRLPGGFASEYLTSTVKEGDVLEVMEPLGHFVPELDADQKRSVVLIGAGSGITPLISIAKSVLMVEPESEVYLLYGNRNENSIIFKNQLDTLKAKYGERFRLVYTLSQPSAAWAGESGRLNKSQILKIMEGLPKPPPARTDYYLCGPDDMMEEAKRALDILAVPAERVHKESFLTATTAKAHGDVTEVPSESGADSPGDDSPKGYEVTVLYEGSEYKFRVEPHQTVLEAALDLDIDLPYSCQAGMCTACMGRCVSGKVHLDEEDALSKAELEAGFILTCVAHPMSDDVVLEVE, encoded by the coding sequence ATGAGCAAATATTATTTTTTAAAGGTAAAAGAGGTCATACACGAAACGCCCGATGCCGTTACCATCCATTTTTGGCACCCTTTCAACGAAGTAATCAAATACAAGCCGGGACAATTTCTGACGCTGCTCCTGCCTCAGGGCGATACCAAAATCCGCCGTTCCTACTCCATGTCGAGTTCGCCCTACACCGATGTATCGCTGGCCGTTACGGTAAAGCGGCTCCCGGGTGGTTTCGCGTCGGAGTACCTTACCTCGACGGTAAAGGAAGGTGACGTACTGGAAGTCATGGAGCCGCTGGGGCACTTCGTTCCCGAACTCGACGCAGACCAAAAACGTAGCGTTGTATTAATTGGGGCTGGAAGCGGCATTACGCCGCTGATTTCCATTGCGAAGTCGGTGCTGATGGTGGAGCCCGAGAGCGAGGTGTATCTACTCTACGGCAATCGGAATGAGAACAGTATTATTTTCAAGAACCAGCTGGATACTCTGAAAGCCAAATACGGTGAACGGTTCCGGTTGGTTTATACCCTGAGTCAGCCTTCCGCGGCGTGGGCGGGCGAAAGCGGGCGTTTGAATAAATCCCAGATTCTGAAAATAATGGAAGGGCTACCCAAGCCACCTCCCGCCAGGACCGATTACTACCTCTGTGGCCCCGACGACATGATGGAAGAGGCCAAACGGGCGCTGGACATTCTGGCCGTACCCGCTGAGCGCGTTCACAAAGAAAGTTTCCTTACCGCCACCACTGCCAAAGCCCACGGTGACGTGACCGAGGTACCCTCAGAAAGCGGTGCTGATTCGCCAGGCGACGATTCGCCCAAAGGTTACGAAGTCACGGTACTCTACGAAGGCAGCGAGTACAAGTTTCGGGTAGAGCCCCACCAGACTGTGCTGGAAGCGGCGCTGGATCTGGACATCGACCTACCTTACTCCTGCCAGGCGGGGATGTGCACGGCCTGCATGGGACGCTGCGTGTCGGGCAAGGTGCATCTGGACGAAGAGGATGCACTATCCAAAGCAGAGCTTGAAGCGGGCTTCATTCTGACCTGTGTGGCCCACCCCATGAGCGACGATGTAGTGCTGGAAGTGGAGTGA
- a CDS encoding M56 family metallopeptidase, translated as MKNLLDLIPSPQVSALGWTLLHSVWQAALLCTIAALGFYLLRSHSAQSRYTLGVTMLGTQILASVATYLYYLPATIEKTAVSALVPYTAGGTLAGLNSSVAPLPTLLRIQLWLAAHLNELVVCWFIGVGILLLRFAGGWFYLERLRFVSRPVKNAVWHTRFGVLVAKLNIGRSVELRETARIVTPMVVGVLQPVVLVPIGLMTGLSVKEVEAVLAHELAHIRRHDYFVNLVQSFVEVVYFFHPALWWLSDRIRTEREHCCDDLAMAVCDDRLSLAHALVRVAEFRHESSLVVAFAANKPLLLRRVRRVLGVAEPAGRRLSGYLPMAIVLLSLLVGASVYAFQKGDIKKKKEQTDKITKHNGDTEVSVVAPVKNATIADTVIEKEIAVMVEEPLEVPMDLEIEESIAIYSNDSTQKKMAEFHARMQEYQQQMQPYHKEIQALQQQLQPLHQRMAELQLKTEKEQFEVERFQREQEKIEWKKQNAQEARQKLMEKRSAVMYPKNGQAKPAPADMEKQLADIEAQIKAKEQEITSLNEQIAQSRKQMNEAEKPLNNLNAEMEKLNQETEVFDQKMEAISGKMEIIGRKMELEAQKINSLLPPPPPVERPAKVKGVGKVAPTPPPAARSPKAPAAVQGKVAPAPAAAPVPPKKK; from the coding sequence ATGAAAAATCTCCTTGACCTCATTCCTTCCCCGCAGGTGTCGGCCCTCGGCTGGACTTTGCTGCATTCCGTTTGGCAGGCTGCTTTGTTATGTACGATAGCCGCGCTGGGTTTTTACCTGCTGCGCTCCCACTCGGCCCAGTCCCGCTACACGCTCGGCGTGACGATGCTGGGTACCCAAATTCTGGCGTCCGTGGCTACCTACCTATACTACCTACCTGCTACCATAGAAAAAACGGCAGTTTCGGCGCTGGTACCCTACACAGCAGGGGGTACCCTGGCTGGTCTTAATAGCTCGGTCGCACCTTTGCCTACCTTGCTAAGAATCCAACTGTGGTTGGCTGCGCACTTGAACGAACTGGTCGTCTGCTGGTTCATTGGGGTAGGTATTTTGCTGCTACGCTTTGCGGGCGGATGGTTTTATCTGGAAAGGCTCCGCTTCGTTTCAAGACCCGTCAAAAATGCGGTCTGGCACACACGGTTTGGCGTATTGGTGGCCAAGCTGAATATTGGCCGTTCGGTGGAGCTGCGCGAAACGGCCCGCATCGTTACGCCTATGGTGGTAGGAGTTTTGCAGCCCGTAGTACTGGTTCCGATTGGACTTATGACCGGCCTTTCCGTAAAAGAAGTGGAAGCCGTTCTGGCGCATGAGCTTGCCCACATTCGCCGACACGATTATTTCGTCAATCTGGTGCAATCATTCGTGGAAGTGGTGTATTTTTTTCATCCGGCACTCTGGTGGTTATCCGACCGCATTCGCACCGAGCGCGAGCATTGCTGCGACGACCTGGCGATGGCCGTGTGTGACGACCGCCTGTCGCTAGCCCACGCTCTGGTAAGGGTAGCTGAGTTCCGGCACGAATCTTCCCTCGTGGTAGCTTTTGCGGCCAACAAGCCCCTGTTGCTGCGCCGGGTACGTCGGGTTTTGGGTGTAGCCGAACCTGCTGGGCGGCGGTTGTCGGGGTATTTGCCTATGGCTATTGTGCTGCTTTCCTTATTGGTCGGTGCATCGGTCTATGCTTTTCAGAAGGGTGATATCAAGAAGAAGAAAGAACAAACCGACAAAATCACAAAACATAATGGGGACACTGAAGTGTCTGTCGTCGCTCCTGTGAAAAACGCAACCATAGCGGATACCGTTATTGAAAAAGAGATCGCTGTGATGGTAGAAGAGCCACTTGAAGTTCCTATGGACCTAGAGATTGAGGAGTCGATAGCTATTTACTCGAATGATTCTACCCAGAAAAAGATGGCTGAATTTCACGCCAGGATGCAGGAATATCAGCAACAGATGCAGCCTTATCACAAAGAAATACAGGCTCTGCAACAGCAATTGCAACCTCTGCACCAGCGGATGGCCGAATTGCAGTTGAAAACCGAAAAAGAGCAGTTCGAGGTAGAGCGTTTTCAGCGGGAGCAGGAAAAAATCGAGTGGAAAAAGCAGAACGCGCAGGAAGCCCGGCAGAAGCTGATGGAAAAGCGATCGGCGGTAATGTATCCCAAGAATGGCCAGGCAAAACCGGCCCCCGCCGATATGGAGAAACAACTGGCTGATATCGAGGCGCAAATCAAAGCAAAGGAGCAGGAAATTACCAGCCTGAATGAGCAGATCGCCCAAAGCCGCAAACAGATGAATGAAGCAGAAAAGCCGCTGAATAATCTGAATGCGGAAATGGAGAAACTCAACCAGGAGACGGAGGTATTTGACCAAAAAATGGAGGCGATTAGTGGAAAGATGGAAATAATTGGTCGAAAAATGGAATTGGAAGCCCAAAAAATAAACAGTCTACTCCCGCCACCGCCACCCGTGGAGCGGCCCGCCAAAGTAAAAGGGGTAGGTAAAGTAGCCCCAACGCCTCCACCCGCTGCCCGATCACCCAAAGCCCCCGCAGCCGTGCAGGGAAAAGTAGCGCCTGCTCCGGCGGCGGCACCCGTACCACCGAAGAAAAAGTAG
- a CDS encoding BlaI/MecI/CopY family transcriptional regulator produces the protein MKPTDSELEILAYLWQNGQSTVRQVHDHLAQTKEAGYTTTLKLMQIMHEKGLLSRIEEGRSHVYTAQVNEEETQQSLLGRFVETTFRGSAARLVMQALGNHETSAEELDEIRTLLNNLENNR, from the coding sequence ATAAAGCCCACCGACTCCGAACTAGAAATCCTGGCCTATCTATGGCAGAATGGCCAGAGTACCGTCCGGCAGGTACACGACCACCTGGCTCAAACCAAAGAGGCGGGCTATACGACCACGCTGAAATTGATGCAAATTATGCACGAGAAGGGGTTGCTAAGCCGCATTGAAGAAGGTCGATCCCACGTGTACACGGCTCAGGTAAACGAAGAAGAAACACAGCAGTCGTTGCTGGGCCGTTTCGTCGAAACTACGTTCCGGGGCTCGGCGGCCCGGCTGGTGATGCAGGCCCTGGGCAACCACGAGACCTCCGCTGAAGAACTGGACGAAATCCGTACCCTACTGAACAACCTCGAAAACAACCGTTAG
- the recF gene encoding DNA replication/repair protein RecF (All proteins in this family for which functions are known are DNA-binding proteins that assist the filamentation of RecA onto DNA for the initiation of recombination or recombinational repair.) codes for MWLEKLHLTNFKSYEEGSFTFGERVNCLVGENGSGKTNLLDALYFLALTKSAFHNQDALSIRHDADFFVLDGVFHQQNERIQITCSLQRGQRKVLMSDKKPYERLSDHIGRFPVVLIAPDDTYLVREGSEERRRFFDGVLSQLDPHYLEDFLQYNRILTQRNGLLKLFAERNYLDEDLLETYNDPLIDLGIRIHARRSAFMDRFVPLFQKYYAFLSNEKETVAVIYESEVATDDFPAEFRKHRSRDLHAQRTVKGIHKDDYVFEIDGVVLKKFGSQGQQKSFVIALKLAQYELLAAEKETQPILLLDDIFDKLDDKRIQKLIELIDDGSLGQVFITDARPERSRRILEAVKAEVRFFEIGNQ; via the coding sequence ATGTGGCTCGAAAAACTCCACCTTACGAATTTTAAAAGCTATGAGGAAGGGAGTTTTACGTTTGGCGAACGCGTGAATTGTCTGGTGGGCGAGAACGGTAGCGGAAAAACCAACCTGCTGGATGCCCTCTATTTTCTGGCCCTGACCAAGAGTGCCTTCCACAATCAGGATGCCCTGAGCATTCGGCACGATGCCGATTTCTTCGTGCTTGATGGGGTCTTCCACCAGCAGAACGAACGCATCCAGATCACCTGCAGCCTACAGCGCGGGCAACGCAAGGTACTTATGTCGGACAAGAAACCTTACGAGCGGTTGAGCGACCACATCGGACGTTTCCCGGTGGTGCTCATCGCCCCTGACGACACCTACCTGGTACGCGAAGGCAGCGAGGAACGGCGACGCTTTTTCGATGGGGTACTTTCACAACTCGACCCGCACTATCTGGAAGATTTCCTGCAATATAACCGCATTCTCACCCAGCGCAACGGACTTCTGAAGCTCTTCGCCGAGCGCAACTACCTTGATGAAGACCTGCTCGAAACCTATAACGATCCCCTGATTGATCTTGGCATCCGCATCCACGCCCGGCGCTCGGCCTTTATGGATCGGTTCGTGCCCCTCTTTCAGAAGTATTACGCTTTTCTGAGTAATGAGAAAGAAACCGTCGCCGTGATTTACGAAAGCGAAGTGGCCACCGACGATTTTCCCGCCGAATTCCGCAAGCACCGCTCCCGCGACCTGCATGCGCAACGTACCGTGAAGGGTATCCACAAGGACGACTACGTATTTGAAATCGATGGGGTAGTCTTGAAAAAATTTGGCTCGCAAGGCCAGCAGAAGTCGTTTGTGATTGCTCTCAAACTGGCCCAGTACGAACTCCTGGCCGCAGAGAAAGAAACTCAACCCATCCTGCTCCTCGATGATATCTTTGACAAGCTCGACGACAAGCGCATCCAAAAACTCATCGAACTCATCGACGACGGCTCCCTTGGCCAAGTCTTTATCACCGATGCTCGTCCCGAGCGTTCGCGCCGTATTCTGGAAGCAGTAAAAGCCGAGGTACGTTTTTTTGAAATCGGTAATCAGTAG